Proteins co-encoded in one Lasioglossum baleicum chromosome 3, iyLasBale1, whole genome shotgun sequence genomic window:
- the LOC143207110 gene encoding uncharacterized protein LOC143207110, producing the protein MWPILYTNFLLRCLVDSIAVCARDSTRLTSITFNGIPLHPKYLNILCAGLRNNQRLTYLSLKKCKIGDVGCTMLLESLMNNPNIRVLNLSGCRLTSKSATSLYLFLKRRRADLLQNVWTETSDRSHECCSPDKVQGLHTLMLNQNPQFGDSGVRLLMQAVQFDCWLKSLGLKHCGLTTADDINNVLKSNTALARIDLAHNRISINTLKAIRKLLKRREDTTESKAVKKRLLANWKKSSLRSGSKNENQRLNKRIDRYHRNSLKSCPLKMFSKIQEAPKQLKVMKNTKKESALEMKKENLRGLECQLLDIIDSNRKLMKELMNNKALVDEELQERSRTETEMQRLSLQLYDLRSRVIMVNYMQAQLNDENQILQKSFRYFFEKLTSLSIQEWSDN; encoded by the exons ATGTGGCCAATCCTTTACACGAACTTCCTGTTACGCTGTCTGGTCGACTccattgctgtctgcgcgaGGGATTCAACGAGGTTAACATCAATTACGTTCAACGGGATCCCGCTGCACCCCAAGTACCTGAACATCCTTTGTGCCGGGCTGAGGAACAACCAAAGGCTCACCTATCTATCGTTGAAGAAATGCAAAATCGGCGACGTCG GCTGCACAATGCTATTGGAGAGCTTGATGAATAACCCAAACATCCGTGTCCTGAATCTGTCGGGATGTCGTCTCACCAGCAAAAGTGCCACGAGTCTTTACCTGTTCCTGAAGAGGAGGAGAGCTGATTTGTTGCAGAATGTGTGGACGGAGACTTCTGATCGATCTCACGAATGCTGTTCTCCTGACAAG GTCCAAGGATTGCACACACTAATGCTGAACCAGAATCCACAATTCGGTGACAGTGGCGTACGACTGTTAATGCAGGCCGTACAATTCGATTGTTGGTTAAAGTCATTGGGCTTGAAACATTGTGGGCTGACAACCGCAGATGATATAAATAATGTTTTAAAATCGAATACTGCTTTGGCAAGGATAGACCTTGCTCATAATCGCATTTCTATAAACACCCTTAAGGCAATTCGAAAGcttctgaaaagaagagaaGACACAACGGAAAGCAAAGCAGTAAAGAAACGATTATTGGCGAACTGGAAGAAATCTTCATTGAGATCTGGATCCAAGAATGAAAACCAACGATTGAATAAAAGAATA GATAGATATCACCGAAATTCATTAAAGAGTTGTCCGCTGAAgatgttttcaaaaattcaagagGCACCGAAGCAACTGAAGGTAATGAAGAACACGAAGAAAGAATCCGCGTTAGAGATGAAAAAGGAGAATCTACGTGGCCTCGAGTGCCAATTATTGGACATAATCGATTCTAACAGGAAGTTAATGAAAGAGTTAATGAATAACAAAGCGTTGGTAGATGAAGAACTACAAGAAAGATCGAGAACAGAAACCGAGATGCAGAGGCTATCACTGCAATTGTACGATCTCAGAAGCAGAGTAATCATGGTTAATTATATGCAAGCGCAGCTCAACGATGAAAATCAGATACTACAAAAGAGTTTCcgatatttttttgaaaaattaacgaGTCTTTCCATCCAAGAATGGTCCGATAATTGA